One Actinoplanes missouriensis 431 DNA segment encodes these proteins:
- a CDS encoding STAS domain-containing protein produces MAADTFLDGTSLTVEVRSDTSSPQTIVVAAAGEIDRDSCERVRRAVEETLHRARPRLISLDLAEVTFLDSAGIRTLLHCRRDAGDFGCDLEIGRVHDHVYQVLAITGLVDLFALGEKVVPRS; encoded by the coding sequence ATGGCAGCTGACACTTTCCTGGACGGGACATCCCTCACGGTCGAGGTCCGGTCCGACACCTCTTCCCCGCAGACCATCGTCGTCGCCGCGGCCGGCGAGATCGATCGCGACTCCTGCGAACGCGTGCGGCGCGCCGTGGAGGAGACCCTGCACCGCGCCCGGCCCCGGCTCATCAGCCTGGACCTCGCCGAGGTGACCTTCCTCGACTCGGCGGGCATCCGCACCCTGCTCCATTGCCGCCGCGACGCCGGCGACTTCGGCTGCGATCTGGAGATCGGCCGGGTCCACGACCACGTTTACCAGGTGCTGGCGATCACCGGACTGGTGGATCTGTTCGCGCTCGGGGAAAAGGTCGTACCCCGGTCGTAG
- a CDS encoding alpha/beta fold hydrolase, whose protein sequence is MTQPQTRTLATPDADIVYDVRGPLPPAGGRPLLLMIGQPMTAEGFADLAAHFTDRTVVTYDPRGLGRSARKDGRTDHTPQDQAADLHALITSLGAGPVDVFASSGGAVTALELVATHGGDVATLVAHEPPVNAALPDAEAAVRARAGFHEAYQKGGLGAGMAAFMQMTSWRGEFTDDYFAQPAPDPAAFGMPTGDDGSRDDPLLSTRSWAITDYRPDAAALAAAGSRIVVAVGEESAGTYTARSASGVAALLGQEPAVFPSHHGGFLGGDHGYAGKPAEFAARLREVLAAG, encoded by the coding sequence ATGACGCAGCCGCAGACACGCACGCTGGCGACACCCGACGCTGACATCGTCTACGACGTCCGCGGGCCGCTCCCGCCCGCCGGCGGCCGGCCACTCCTGCTCATGATCGGGCAGCCGATGACGGCGGAGGGTTTCGCCGACCTCGCCGCCCACTTCACCGACCGCACCGTGGTCACCTACGACCCGCGCGGGCTCGGCCGCAGCGCCCGCAAGGACGGCCGGACCGACCACACCCCGCAGGATCAGGCGGCCGACCTGCACGCGCTGATCACCTCTCTCGGCGCCGGCCCGGTCGACGTCTTCGCCAGCAGCGGCGGCGCGGTCACTGCGCTCGAGCTGGTCGCCACCCACGGCGGCGACGTCGCCACACTCGTCGCGCACGAGCCGCCGGTCAACGCGGCGCTGCCCGACGCGGAGGCCGCCGTGCGGGCCCGGGCCGGGTTCCACGAGGCGTACCAGAAAGGCGGTCTCGGCGCAGGCATGGCGGCGTTCATGCAGATGACGTCGTGGCGGGGCGAGTTCACCGACGATTACTTCGCCCAGCCCGCGCCCGACCCGGCGGCGTTCGGCATGCCCACCGGCGACGACGGCAGCCGGGACGATCCGCTGCTGTCGACGCGTTCCTGGGCGATCACCGACTACCGGCCCGACGCGGCCGCGCTGGCGGCGGCGGGGAGCCGGATCGTGGTCGCGGTCGGCGAGGAGTCGGCGGGGACCTACACGGCCCGGTCCGCGTCGGGGGTGGCGGCGCTGCTCGGCCAGGAGCCGGCGGTCTTCCCCAGCCATCACGGCGGGTTCCTGGGCGGTGACCACGGTTACGCCGGGAAGCCGGCGGAGTTCGCGGCGAGACTGCGGGAGGTGCTCGCGGCTGGGTAA
- a CDS encoding MFS transporter — protein sequence MLWTADFIRYFVARSVSVFGDAMLTVAAALAVGQVYGATGVGVVLASWMVPFLGFILFGGVFADRLGARPLMLTADVVRTVAQSVVAVAFFTGTPALGLLVACSAISGTAAAMFQPGVNGIVPQVATDPHRANAAIRTASAVAELLGPAAAGVLFAFFGAGPVYAVDAATFAISAACLMSLRIAKIKNTATSPLRDLRDGWHEFRSRTWLWSVIGVWIVFGVFLFGPLIPLGAVLVSDELGAPAYGWTQSAVGAGAIVGGLVALRFPPRRPLAAGAVAMLGYVLLPLAIALHVTLPILLAAAVVNGCVWAFWSVQWQTSVQTQVPLSALNRVTSYEVLGSDGSLPIGQALAGPVAGVAGPERVLGTSVVVGVLGCVTLLLIPAVRGLRRAENPGYSPGDAAGIPSGDQSPAGGVRRDGGRVHPDPGGRDA from the coding sequence ATGCTGTGGACCGCTGACTTCATCCGGTACTTCGTCGCCCGGTCGGTCTCGGTCTTCGGCGACGCCATGCTGACCGTTGCGGCCGCGCTCGCCGTCGGGCAGGTCTACGGCGCCACCGGGGTCGGCGTCGTGCTCGCCTCCTGGATGGTCCCGTTCCTCGGCTTCATCCTCTTCGGCGGCGTGTTCGCGGACCGGCTCGGGGCCCGCCCGCTGATGCTGACCGCCGACGTCGTGCGGACGGTGGCCCAGTCCGTCGTCGCCGTCGCGTTCTTCACCGGCACGCCCGCCCTCGGGCTGCTCGTCGCCTGCTCGGCGATCAGCGGCACGGCCGCCGCGATGTTCCAGCCCGGCGTGAACGGGATCGTGCCGCAGGTGGCGACCGACCCGCACCGGGCGAACGCCGCGATCCGGACGGCGAGCGCGGTCGCCGAGCTGCTCGGGCCGGCGGCGGCCGGTGTGCTGTTCGCGTTCTTCGGGGCCGGGCCGGTGTACGCGGTCGACGCCGCCACGTTCGCGATCAGCGCCGCCTGCCTGATGAGCCTGCGGATCGCCAAGATCAAGAACACCGCCACGTCGCCGCTGCGGGACCTGCGCGACGGCTGGCATGAGTTCCGCTCCCGCACCTGGCTGTGGAGCGTCATCGGCGTCTGGATCGTCTTCGGCGTCTTCCTCTTCGGCCCGCTCATCCCGCTCGGCGCGGTGCTGGTCAGCGACGAGCTCGGCGCCCCCGCGTACGGCTGGACGCAGTCCGCCGTCGGCGCCGGCGCGATCGTCGGCGGCCTGGTCGCGCTGCGCTTCCCACCGCGCCGGCCGCTGGCGGCCGGCGCGGTCGCGATGCTGGGATACGTGCTGCTCCCGCTCGCCATCGCGCTGCACGTCACGCTTCCGATCCTGCTGGCGGCGGCCGTGGTCAACGGGTGCGTGTGGGCGTTCTGGTCGGTCCAGTGGCAGACCAGTGTGCAGACCCAGGTGCCGCTGAGCGCGCTGAACCGGGTCACGTCCTACGAGGTGCTCGGCTCCGACGGCAGCCTGCCGATCGGTCAGGCCCTGGCCGGCCCGGTCGCCGGCGTGGCCGGTCCGGAACGGGTGCTCGGCACCTCGGTGGTCGTCGGCGTGCTGGGCTGCGTGACGCTGCTGCTGATTCCGGCCGTTCGAGGACTGCGCCGCGCGGAGAATCCCGGCTACAGTCCCGGGGATGCGGCCGGTATCCCTTCTGGCGATCAGTCTCCTGCTGGCGGCGTGCGCCGGGACGGCGGCCGGGTGCACCCGGACCCCGGCGGCCGGGACGCCTGA
- a CDS encoding dienelactone hydrolase family protein encodes MKLREELVEVPSPGGPIRAAVITPVGDGPWPGLLLYTDIFQLTESTLRTARRLAAAGLVVVVPEIYPHGPLAGVALEFDDAGKKAGLDGAAATTTATFDDDRWALLDWMDAYDDITTLFVTGFCLGGHLAFRAAFDPRVAATVCFYPTGLQNGALGADVADSLSRAAEIRGRLLIVFGSSDPHVPADARLRIIGELYAAGLDDVELHVYRGGEHAFMRDVGPRHDPALTDLAIAEAVSFFTGRS; translated from the coding sequence GTGAAGCTGCGTGAAGAACTCGTCGAGGTGCCGTCGCCGGGTGGTCCGATCCGGGCCGCGGTGATCACGCCGGTCGGTGACGGTCCGTGGCCGGGGCTGCTGCTGTACACCGACATCTTCCAGCTGACCGAGTCGACGCTGCGGACCGCGCGGCGGCTCGCGGCGGCCGGGCTCGTCGTGGTGGTGCCGGAGATCTACCCGCACGGGCCGCTCGCCGGTGTCGCCCTGGAGTTCGACGACGCCGGGAAGAAGGCCGGACTGGACGGCGCGGCGGCCACCACGACCGCGACGTTCGACGACGACAGGTGGGCGCTGCTCGACTGGATGGACGCGTACGACGACATCACGACGCTGTTCGTCACCGGGTTCTGCCTCGGCGGGCACCTGGCGTTCCGGGCCGCTTTCGATCCTCGGGTGGCGGCGACCGTGTGCTTCTACCCGACGGGCCTGCAGAACGGCGCGCTCGGCGCCGACGTGGCCGACTCGCTGTCCCGTGCCGCCGAGATCCGCGGCCGGCTGCTGATCGTTTTCGGCTCGTCCGATCCGCACGTGCCGGCCGACGCCCGGCTGCGGATCATCGGGGAGCTCTACGCGGCCGGCCTGGACGATGTGGAGCTGCACGTCTACCGGGGCGGGGAGCACGCGTTCATGCGCGACGTCGGGCCGCGGCACGACCCGGCGCTGACCGATCTGGCCATCGCCGAGGCGGTCTCGTTCTTCACCGGGCGTAGCTAG
- a CDS encoding sulfite exporter TauE/SafE family protein, with protein sequence MITKIGAIGLALLAALPATPAEAHSLDEVIQQVYLTPAATTLDVQIDIVAGALVAPGFARSLDTDRDRRLSASETSAHDVRVKSALALATGGASADFTLTGSDYPEYDLLAAGGGVITVRATAPLPASTGAFAVTDGYVAEQKTRIQMSVLVAKGAGRAAGSIRRGHEGRAIAVGLTAAAAPPVARSDTPPREGTGGAMLDALREPVASPWALALLIGVCALLGALHALTPGHGKAMLAAYLVGSRGTPRQAVALGATVTVTHTGSVLLLGAAVLAAGHYVMPDLLVPGLKVVTGVVVLALGVRVLRRRVRGEGRGHAHGHSHEHAHGHDDVHGDLHGHVHEEFHGHVHEEFHGHVREEFHGQVQGEHDHVLADEEQRLHDGETAPSHGTLSPYLVKERERTARVSTASRREIAAMGAAGGLIPCPEALGVLILAVGLHRTALGLAMIVAFSAGLGAVLVGLGLILVTARDRFTDVRPGPLLRRLPVVSAAVVVVLGVVMTVSGVADAIRF encoded by the coding sequence TTGATCACCAAGATCGGCGCGATCGGCCTCGCGCTCCTGGCAGCGCTGCCCGCGACCCCGGCCGAGGCGCACTCGCTCGACGAGGTGATCCAGCAGGTCTACCTCACCCCGGCCGCGACCACCCTGGACGTGCAGATCGACATCGTGGCGGGCGCGCTGGTCGCGCCGGGCTTCGCCCGGTCGCTCGACACCGACCGTGACCGCCGGCTGAGTGCCTCCGAGACCTCCGCCCACGATGTACGGGTGAAGTCCGCGCTCGCCCTGGCCACCGGCGGCGCGTCCGCCGACTTCACGCTGACCGGCTCGGACTACCCGGAGTACGACCTGCTGGCCGCCGGCGGTGGCGTGATCACGGTGCGGGCCACGGCGCCGCTGCCCGCGTCCACCGGCGCCTTCGCGGTGACCGACGGTTACGTCGCCGAGCAGAAGACCCGGATCCAGATGAGCGTGCTCGTCGCCAAGGGCGCCGGGCGCGCGGCCGGTTCGATCCGGCGCGGCCACGAGGGGCGCGCGATCGCCGTCGGCCTCACCGCCGCCGCCGCGCCACCGGTCGCCCGGTCCGATACGCCACCCCGCGAGGGTACGGGGGGAGCGATGCTGGACGCCCTGCGGGAACCGGTCGCCTCGCCGTGGGCCCTGGCGTTGCTGATCGGGGTGTGCGCGCTGCTCGGCGCCCTGCACGCGCTCACGCCGGGGCACGGCAAGGCGATGCTCGCGGCGTACCTCGTGGGTTCGCGGGGCACGCCGCGGCAGGCGGTCGCGCTCGGCGCCACGGTGACCGTGACGCACACCGGGTCGGTGCTGCTGCTCGGGGCGGCGGTGCTGGCCGCCGGGCACTACGTGATGCCGGACCTGCTGGTGCCGGGACTGAAAGTGGTCACCGGAGTGGTGGTGCTGGCACTCGGGGTGCGGGTGCTGCGGCGGCGGGTGCGGGGGGAGGGGCGCGGCCATGCGCACGGGCACTCCCACGAGCACGCCCACGGTCACGATGATGTCCATGGGGATCTCCACGGTCACGTTCACGAGGAGTTCCACGGTCACGTTCACGAGGAGTTCCACGGTCACGTTCGCGAGGAGTTCCACGGTCAGGTCCAGGGGGAACACGATCATGTCCTCGCGGATGAGGAGCAGCGCCTTCACGACGGGGAGACGGCACCCTCGCACGGGACGCTCAGCCCGTACCTGGTGAAGGAGCGGGAGAGGACCGCCCGGGTCTCCACCGCGAGCCGCCGTGAGATCGCCGCGATGGGTGCGGCGGGCGGGCTGATCCCCTGTCCCGAGGCGCTCGGCGTGCTGATCCTCGCGGTGGGCCTGCACCGGACCGCGCTGGGGCTCGCGATGATCGTCGCGTTCAGTGCCGGGCTGGGGGCGGTGCTGGTCGGGCTGGGACTGATTCTGGTCACGGCCCGGGACCGGTTCACCGATGTCCGGCCGGGTCCGCTGCTGCGCCGCCTGCCGGTAGTGTCGGCGGCTGTCGTCGTCGTGCTCGGCGTGGTGATGACGGTGAGCGGCGTGGCCGACGCGATCCGCTTCTGA
- a CDS encoding DUF3500 domain-containing protein, translating into MLTPRRAVTAGTAALLLALTAACGDDESATTDTTTAASTAASAAAGSGTSTSTGGTEDVLNATTAFLALLDDTQKTSVQGERTTDNLTKWSNLPDQLFTRAGLRMDALSTEQQAAVLKILQAALSSDGYAQVTGITTGDGVLKASGGMDLDFGADHYWIRILGTPSESEIWTIQYGGHHLAVNITLKGDAMTLAPTLWGAQPASYTTSGTTVEPLKGETDEAFAVMDALDGEQQKAAQLDTAITEIVLGAQQDGKTLAEEGVKVSTFSEKQKELLMALITEWLSTLTPAQAQSKIEEAENNLDKTWFAWSGETTEGRPIYYRVQGPSLIIEFAHQQGEGANAGGITHIHSIYREPDNDYGAELR; encoded by the coding sequence ATGCTCACACCACGCCGGGCGGTCACCGCCGGCACCGCCGCCCTGCTGCTGGCACTGACGGCCGCCTGCGGGGACGACGAGAGCGCCACCACCGACACCACGACCGCCGCCTCCACCGCTGCCTCCGCCGCGGCCGGCTCCGGCACGAGCACCTCGACCGGCGGCACCGAGGACGTCCTCAACGCCACCACCGCGTTCCTGGCGCTGCTCGACGACACGCAGAAGACCAGCGTCCAGGGCGAGCGCACCACCGACAACCTCACGAAGTGGTCCAACCTGCCCGATCAGCTCTTCACCCGGGCCGGCCTGCGGATGGACGCGCTCTCCACCGAGCAGCAGGCGGCGGTGCTGAAGATTCTCCAGGCGGCGCTGAGCTCCGACGGGTACGCACAGGTCACCGGGATCACGACCGGGGACGGCGTGCTCAAGGCGTCCGGCGGGATGGACCTCGACTTCGGCGCCGACCACTACTGGATCCGGATCCTCGGGACACCGTCCGAATCGGAGATCTGGACCATCCAGTACGGCGGGCACCACCTGGCCGTCAACATCACGCTCAAGGGCGACGCGATGACGCTCGCCCCGACGCTCTGGGGCGCGCAGCCGGCGTCGTACACCACCTCGGGCACCACCGTGGAACCGCTCAAGGGGGAGACCGACGAGGCGTTCGCGGTGATGGACGCGCTCGACGGCGAGCAGCAGAAGGCCGCCCAGCTGGACACCGCGATCACCGAGATCGTGCTCGGCGCGCAGCAGGACGGCAAGACCCTCGCGGAGGAGGGGGTCAAGGTCTCCACCTTCAGCGAGAAGCAGAAGGAGCTGCTCATGGCGCTGATCACCGAGTGGCTCAGCACGCTCACCCCGGCGCAGGCCCAATCCAAGATCGAAGAGGCCGAGAACAACCTGGACAAGACCTGGTTCGCCTGGTCCGGCGAGACCACCGAGGGCCGGCCGATCTACTACCGGGTGCAGGGACCGTCGCTGATCATCGAGTTCGCCCACCAGCAGGGTGAGGGCGCGAACGCCGGCGGCATCACCCACATCCACTCCATCTACCGCGAGCCGGACAACGACTACGGGGCCGAACTCCGTTGA
- a CDS encoding ROK family transcriptional regulator, with protein MRRHRSSLGALLHHVHVSGPLSRAALAERMGVNRSTILGLTAELAAAGLVREEPPSGTTGAGRPSFVVLPESRRFWVLAFDVAVDRLTAARVGLGGPVLDRRDVARSRAGADLDTVVRELATMGRELVAAAPADSVAAGVGAAYCGMIRPGDGMVRYGPEMGWVDQAFGAELERALGLGLPVAVGNEAHLGALAEYARGAGAGSPDLIYLHGDVGVGGGILVGGKLLGGESGYGAEVGHMLVNPVGGRPCLCGSAGCLEAETGEHAILAAAGRPEQSGREAVRAVIRDAEAGHLAEAAAMAGIGDWLGIGVANLINLFNPGVVIFGGVLREVYAVAAPEVAARIAQHAMPVSRERAKLRLSGLADDATLLGAADRGFAALLADPLQHDFSS; from the coding sequence ATGCGTAGACATCGGTCCAGCCTCGGCGCCCTTCTCCACCACGTCCACGTGAGCGGGCCGCTCTCCCGCGCCGCCCTCGCCGAGCGGATGGGCGTCAACCGCAGCACGATCCTCGGGCTCACCGCGGAACTCGCCGCCGCCGGCCTGGTGCGCGAGGAACCACCATCGGGTACGACCGGAGCGGGCCGACCGTCGTTCGTGGTGCTCCCGGAGTCCCGGCGGTTCTGGGTGCTCGCCTTCGACGTGGCGGTGGACCGGCTGACCGCCGCGCGGGTCGGCCTCGGTGGCCCGGTCCTGGATCGGCGGGACGTCGCCCGCTCCCGGGCCGGCGCCGACCTCGACACGGTGGTGCGGGAGCTGGCCACGATGGGCCGGGAACTGGTCGCCGCGGCCCCCGCGGACTCGGTGGCCGCCGGTGTCGGCGCCGCCTACTGCGGGATGATCCGTCCCGGCGACGGCATGGTCCGGTACGGGCCCGAGATGGGCTGGGTCGACCAGGCGTTCGGCGCCGAGCTGGAACGCGCGCTCGGTCTCGGGCTGCCGGTGGCGGTCGGCAACGAGGCGCACCTGGGCGCCCTCGCCGAGTACGCGCGGGGCGCCGGTGCCGGCTCGCCCGACCTGATCTATCTGCACGGCGACGTCGGGGTGGGCGGCGGCATCCTGGTCGGCGGCAAGCTGCTCGGCGGCGAGAGCGGGTACGGCGCGGAGGTCGGTCACATGCTGGTCAACCCGGTCGGCGGCCGGCCGTGCCTGTGCGGTTCGGCCGGCTGCCTGGAGGCGGAGACCGGGGAGCACGCGATTCTCGCGGCGGCGGGCCGGCCCGAGCAGTCCGGCCGGGAGGCGGTGCGCGCGGTGATCCGGGACGCCGAGGCCGGTCACCTGGCCGAGGCCGCCGCGATGGCCGGGATCGGGGACTGGCTGGGCATCGGCGTCGCCAACCTGATCAACCTGTTCAATCCGGGAGTGGTGATCTTCGGCGGGGTGTTGCGAGAGGTGTACGCGGTGGCCGCCCCCGAGGTGGCGGCCCGGATCGCCCAGCACGCCATGCCCGTCTCCCGCGAGCGGGCGAAGCTGCGGCTGTCCGGGCTGGCGGACGACGCGACGCTGCTGGGGGCGGCGGACCGCGGGTTCGCGGCGCTGCTCGCCGACCCGCTACAGCATGACTTTTCGTCATAA
- a CDS encoding GNAT family N-acetyltransferase, translating to MSTAPQPTGRLAFAEMTAADLDDMAALLGDPEIMRFYPHPKSRAESLAWIELNRTRYRRDGFGLWTIRDRDTGAFVGDCGLTVQEIDGVPEVEVGYHVRTELQGRGYAAEAAGACRDHAVRTLGVRRLIAIIDPANIASQRVAEKIGLRHEKDSWYRDGTQEVRVYAAGFGSGQGGR from the coding sequence ATGTCCACCGCACCGCAGCCCACCGGGCGCCTCGCCTTCGCCGAGATGACCGCCGCCGACCTTGACGACATGGCCGCCCTGCTCGGCGACCCGGAGATCATGCGCTTCTACCCGCACCCCAAGTCCCGGGCCGAGTCGCTCGCCTGGATCGAGCTGAACCGGACCCGGTACCGCCGGGACGGCTTCGGCCTCTGGACCATCCGCGACCGGGACACCGGCGCGTTCGTCGGCGACTGCGGCCTGACCGTGCAGGAGATCGACGGCGTACCGGAGGTGGAGGTCGGCTATCACGTACGGACGGAACTGCAGGGCCGCGGATACGCCGCCGAGGCGGCGGGTGCGTGCCGCGACCACGCCGTGCGGACCCTCGGTGTCCGTCGCCTGATCGCCATCATCGACCCGGCCAACATCGCGTCCCAGCGGGTCGCCGAGAAGATCGGCCTGCGTCACGAGAAGGACTCCTGGTACCGCGACGGCACCCAGGAGGTACGGGTGTACGCCGCGGGTTTCGGTTCCGGGCAGGGGGGCAGATAG
- a CDS encoding aldo/keto reductase → MDHRYLGASGLLVSELCLGTMTFGKEADEQTSHQLLDRYVEAGGDFVDTADVYGGGASEEIIGRWLAKRNRDDLVIATKGFWATGGRPNDHGAGRKHLLAAVKASLRRLGTDYIDLYQLHCFDESTPIEETLSTLDGLVRAGLVRHLGVSNYAAWQLQKSIDVARFRGWEPFVAAQPLYNLIDRDVELELVPVCRNEGAGILPWSPLRGGWLTGKYRRGMTQAPPDTRWEGDQQPWLGDWENSVDDRTWSITDALLAVAEEIGRSPAQVALRWLSQRPGVTAPIIGARSVRQLDDNLGAAGWVLDEKSVARLTAAGDKPLPYPHGYLARSPRSR, encoded by the coding sequence ATGGATCACAGGTATCTGGGGGCCAGCGGTCTGCTGGTCAGCGAACTCTGTCTGGGCACGATGACGTTCGGCAAGGAAGCCGACGAGCAGACCTCCCACCAGCTGCTGGACCGATACGTCGAAGCGGGCGGCGACTTCGTCGACACCGCCGACGTCTACGGTGGCGGCGCCTCCGAGGAGATCATCGGCCGCTGGCTGGCGAAGCGGAACCGCGACGACCTGGTGATCGCCACCAAGGGATTCTGGGCCACCGGCGGCCGGCCCAACGATCACGGCGCCGGCCGCAAGCACCTGCTCGCCGCGGTGAAGGCCAGCCTGCGCCGGCTCGGCACCGACTACATCGACCTGTACCAGCTGCACTGCTTCGACGAGTCCACCCCGATCGAGGAGACGCTGTCGACCCTCGACGGTCTGGTCCGCGCCGGACTGGTACGCCACCTCGGCGTCAGCAACTACGCCGCCTGGCAGCTGCAGAAGTCGATCGACGTGGCGCGTTTCCGGGGCTGGGAGCCGTTTGTCGCGGCGCAGCCCCTCTACAACCTGATCGACCGTGACGTCGAGCTCGAACTCGTCCCGGTCTGCCGGAACGAGGGCGCCGGCATCCTCCCCTGGTCCCCGCTGCGCGGCGGCTGGCTGACCGGCAAGTACCGGCGCGGCATGACACAGGCGCCGCCGGACACCCGCTGGGAAGGCGACCAGCAGCCGTGGCTCGGGGACTGGGAGAACAGCGTCGACGACCGCACGTGGTCGATCACCGACGCGCTCCTGGCGGTGGCCGAGGAGATCGGGCGGTCGCCGGCCCAGGTGGCGCTCCGGTGGCTGTCCCAGCGTCCCGGCGTGACGGCTCCGATCATCGGGGCGCGGTCGGTGCGGCAGCTCGACGACAATCTGGGCGCGGCGGGCTGGGTCCTCGACGAGAAGAGCGTGGCCCGGCTGACGGCGGCCGGTGACAAGCCGCTGCCGTATCCGCACGGATACCTGGCGCGCTCCCCCCGCTCCCGCTGA
- a CDS encoding coiled-coil domain-containing protein: MTAPDAETETRPCAHCGRPVPQRASAGRPFRYCRDNDGECQRASRNVRMRHRSSPGLAGSVARTWEVVDRLDTLVGTLTEALHSEMSPAGVERQVAEVRAETSRQVAAAHAERDDARRDAEQAATATAAAQRIATAATAERDEAQHRAAEAQRSAEEAGRRAEEAATARDEAVRAATGAAALRERAESERDAAVHELADVRKHRDAAERDLAAALKDASDFRRTAEASSRRAEEELAAARSAAARAEEETVRARAEAEQETARVRAEAAEQTARVRADAERALARAEDAAARAVAAERDRDGFESAARDALAREAAVQAELAGVVAERDGLARTREDLERAAERASRDQADLERRLASARADADAAQERVAQLTSQVSDLASALAALGAARPAAALPLQKP; encoded by the coding sequence ATGACTGCTCCCGACGCCGAAACCGAAACCCGCCCCTGCGCGCACTGCGGCCGCCCGGTGCCGCAGCGCGCCTCCGCCGGCCGCCCGTTCCGCTACTGCCGAGACAACGACGGCGAGTGTCAGCGGGCGTCCCGCAACGTGCGGATGCGGCACCGGTCCTCGCCCGGCCTGGCCGGTTCGGTGGCCCGCACCTGGGAGGTCGTCGACCGCCTCGACACCCTGGTCGGCACGCTCACCGAGGCGCTGCACTCGGAGATGTCGCCGGCCGGGGTGGAGCGTCAGGTCGCCGAGGTACGCGCGGAGACGTCCCGTCAGGTGGCGGCCGCCCACGCCGAGCGCGACGACGCCCGCCGGGACGCCGAACAGGCCGCGACGGCGACCGCGGCGGCCCAGCGGATCGCGACGGCGGCGACCGCGGAACGGGACGAGGCTCAGCACCGTGCCGCCGAGGCGCAGCGGTCGGCGGAGGAGGCCGGCCGGCGCGCCGAGGAGGCGGCCACCGCGCGGGACGAGGCGGTGCGCGCGGCGACCGGGGCGGCAGCCCTGCGGGAACGGGCCGAGTCCGAGCGCGACGCCGCCGTGCACGAGCTCGCCGACGTGCGGAAACATCGCGACGCCGCGGAACGGGATCTGGCTGCCGCCCTCAAGGACGCATCAGATTTCCGCCGTACGGCCGAAGCGTCGTCCCGTCGCGCGGAGGAGGAGCTCGCCGCCGCCCGGTCCGCGGCGGCGCGCGCCGAGGAGGAGACCGTCCGGGCGCGGGCCGAGGCCGAGCAGGAGACGGCTCGGGTCCGGGCCGAGGCCGCGGAGCAGACGGCTCGGGTGCGGGCCGATGCCGAACGGGCGCTCGCTCGGGCGGAGGACGCCGCTGCCCGTGCCGTGGCGGCGGAGCGTGACCGGGACGGGTTCGAGAGCGCTGCCCGGGACGCCCTCGCCCGGGAGGCGGCCGTGCAGGCGGAGCTGGCGGGAGTGGTGGCGGAGCGGGACGGGCTGGCCCGTACCCGGGAAGATCTGGAACGGGCCGCGGAGCGTGCGTCGCGCGACCAGGCCGACCTGGAACGCCGGCTGGCGTCAGCCCGGGCGGACGCGGATGCCGCGCAGGAGCGGGTGGCACAGCTGACGTCGCAGGTCAGCGATCTGGCGTCGGCGCTGGCAGCGCTCGGAGCGGCACGTCCGGCGGCTGCCCTGCCGTTGCAGAAACCGTGA
- a CDS encoding RNA polymerase-binding protein RbpA — MGERMLRGSRLGAVSYESDRNTELAPRQTREYLCVKGHQFEVPFAVDAEVPTTWECKFDGSVARLIDGSEPEQKKAKPPRTHWDMLLERRSIAELEDILNERLQEVRTRRGR; from the coding sequence ATGGGCGAACGCATGCTGCGCGGCAGCCGTCTTGGCGCAGTCAGCTACGAGTCCGACCGTAACACCGAGCTGGCGCCCCGACAGACCCGTGAGTACCTGTGCGTCAAGGGTCACCAGTTCGAGGTCCCGTTCGCCGTCGACGCCGAGGTGCCCACCACCTGGGAGTGCAAGTTCGACGGCAGTGTCGCCCGGCTGATCGACGGCAGCGAGCCGGAGCAGAAGAAGGCCAAGCCGCCGCGCACGCACTGGGACATGCTGCTCGAGCGGCGCTCCATCGCCGAACTCGAGGACATCCTCAACGAGCGGCTCCAGGAAGTCCGCACCCGCCGCGGGCGGTAG